A genomic segment from Triticum dicoccoides isolate Atlit2015 ecotype Zavitan chromosome 1A, WEW_v2.0, whole genome shotgun sequence encodes:
- the LOC119280422 gene encoding dnaJ protein homolog 1-like, which produces MGNPPELYYQLLNITRDTPPQEIRAAYRCLVRQWHPDKHPPSSKSEAEDRFKAITQAYEALLDQQENRAVLRARNADEGRRSCARPEERVGGGAAAMARAPERAARTTAPTPPARESQKVYSSTDIGGGGRRAFAEFSSYVVRKAPPLERKVECTLEELCAGCKKEVKYTRDVVTKNGLIAKKEVTQIIRVKPGWKKGTKVTVEGMGNERPGCLPGDAVFTVSARTHKAFKRQGDDLVLKAEVPLVSALTGWSFSFRLLGGEKVSWSFRDEVIRPGYEKVVRGEGMPVVGGKKGARGDLRVKFDVVFPDNLTGEQRRGLVEILRGCP; this is translated from the exons ATGGGGAACCCGCCGGAGCTGTACTACCAGCTGCTCAACATCACCAGGGACACGCCCCCGCAGGAGATCAGGGCGGCCTACCGGTGCCTGGTGCGCCAGTGGCACCCCGACAAGCACCCGCCGTCCTCCAAGTCCGAGGCCGAGGACCGGTTCAAGGCCATCACCCAGGCGTACGAG GCTCTCCTGGACCAGCAGGAGAACAGGGCGGTGCTCCGGGCGCGCAACGCCGACGAGGGCAGGAGGAGCTGCGCTAGGCCCGAGGAACGcgttggcggcggcgcggcggcaatgGCGCGGGCTCCCGAGAGGGCGGCAAGGACGACCGCCCCAACGCCGCCGGCGCGGGAGTCCCAGAAGGTGTACAGCTCCACGGACAtcggcggtggcgggcggcgcgCGTTCGCCGAGTTCTCCAGCTACGTGGTGCGCAAGGCGCCGCCGCTGGAGCGCAAGGTGGAGTGCACCCTAGAGGAGCTCTGCGCCGGGTGCAAGAAGGAGGTCAAGTACACCCGCGACGTTGTCACCAAGAACGG GCTGATCGCCAAGAAGGAGGTGACGCAGATCATCCGGGTGAAGCCCGGGTGGAAGAAGGGGACCAAGGTGACGGTCGAGGGCATGGGCAACGAGCGCCCCGGCTGCCTCCCCGGCGACGCCGTCTTCACCGTGTCGGCCAGGACGCACAAGGCGTTCAAGCGGCAGGGCGACGACCTAGTGCTCAAGGCGGAGGTGCCGCTGGTGAGCGCGCTCACCGGCTGGTCCTTCTCGTTCCGCCTGCTCGGCGGCGAGAAGGTCAGCTGGTCGTTCCGCGACGAGGTCATCCGCCCCGGGTACGAGAAGGTGGTGAGGGGCGAGGGCATGCCCGTCGTCGGCGGCAAGAAGGGCGCGCGCGGGGACCTGCGGGTCAAGTTCGACGTGGTGTTCCCCGATAACCTCACCGGCGAGCAGCGGAGGGGCCTCGTCGAGATCCTGAGGGGCTGCCCCTGA